From the genome of Streptomyces sp. V2I9:
GAAGGCGATCGCGTTGGCGACGTCCTCGGGACGGCCGACGCGCTGGACCGGGATCTGGGTGGCGGCCGCCGCCTGGAACTCCTCGAAGCCCATGCCGACACGGGCGGCCGTCTGCGCGGTCATCTCGGTGACGATGAAACCGGGCGCCACGGCGTTGGCGGTGACGCCGAACTTGCCGAGCTCCTTGGCGAGCGTCTTGGTGAGGCCCTGGAGCCCCGCCTTGACCGCGGAGTAGTTGGCCTGGCCGCGGTTGCCGAGGGCCGAGGAGGAGGAGAGCGAGACGATCCGGCCGAACTTCGCCTCGACCATGTGCGCCTGTACGGCCTTCGCCATCAGGAACGCGCCCTTGAGGTGCACGTTCATCACGATGTCCCAGTCGGACTCGCTCATCTTGAACAGTAGGTTGTCGCGGAGCACACCCGCGTTGTTCACGAGGATCGTCGGCGCGCCCAGCTCGGCGGCGACCCGCGCGACGGCGGCTTCCACCTGGCCCGCGTCCGACACGTCGCAGCCGACGGCGAGCGCGGCGCCCCCGGCGGCGGTGATCTTCTCGACCGTGTCCTTGCAGGCCGCCTCGTCGAGGTCGAGTACGGCGACGGCGCGGCCCTCGGCCGCGAGGCGTACGGCGGTGGCGGCGCCGATGCCCCGCGCCGCTCCCGTCACGATGGCGACACGCTGCTCGGTGGTGGACATGCTTGGTTCTCCTCGCCCTTGGATCGCGGCTCAGCGGACGTCGGGGCGGTCCCTGACGGACAGGCTCCCGATGACTGAGCAACCGCTTAGTACCTTCAGCAGTCGAGACGCTAGAAGCCCTGGCACCCGGTGTCAACGGCGCGCGCCCCGGCGGGCCGCACGTCACACCGGGCGGGAGCGCCCGCCGCTGTGCCGTGGAGGTCCCGCCGGGGCGTGGATCAGCGCACGAGGAGGTCGAGCAGCCGTTCCACCTCGCCGGCCGGGTCGGTGGTGAGGCCGCTGTGCACGGTGCCGGGCTGGACGACGGTGGAGCGCGGGGCGATCAGCCAGCGGAACCGCCGTCCGGGGTCGTCGCCCGCCGCCTGCCCGGCGCCGTCACCGCCGCCGCAGACCCCTTCGACGGCGCGCAGGGCGGCCCGTACCCCGACGACGTCGGCGTCCGGGTCCAGCGCCCTGAGTTTGGCCTCGTCGAGGTGCGTGCGGGCGGCGACGAAGGACCGCGCCCGGCAGTAGACGAGCACCCCGGCGTTGAAGCACTCACCCCGCTCGACCCGTGGGACGACGCGCAGAACGGCGTACTCGAAGACGTCGCGTGTCATCGGCCGGCCTCCTCGCCGGTACGGGCGGCTGCCGCTTCCCGGCCGTCGCCGCCCCGCCGGGCACGGGGCGGCAGGCGGTCGGTGAGCCAGCCGGGGGCTTGGGAGGGCCGGATCGCGGTCGGCGCGTCCAGCGTGATCCGCTCATGGATGTCGGCGGCGCGGGCGAGCAGCGGGGCGATGTAGGCCCGGCGGACCTCGTCGGCGGAGTCGAAGCCGGGCTCGTCGGCCAGCCATACGTCGGGGACGTCGGCGGCGACCTTGGTGAGCAGCTCCTCGGTGACCAGGGGGGCCAGCTCGGCGGCGGCGGCCGCGATGTCCGGCGCGAAGGGGGCCAGCACATGGTCGGACGCGTTGTACGGCTTGGCGGCGGACGCCCGTGCCCCCGGCCAGTTGTGGTGCCAGATCATGGTCGCGCCGTGGTCGATGAGCCAGAGGTCGCCGTGCCAGACGAGCAGGTTGGGGTTGCGCCAGGAGCGGTCCACGTTGTTGATCAGCGCGTCGAACCAGACGACGCGCCCGGCCTCGGCGGCCCCGACCTCGTAGGCGAGCGGGTCGAAGCCGAACGAGCCCGGCAGGTAGTCCATGCCGAGGTTCAGCCCACCGCTGGCGCGCAGCAGCTCCTGCACCTCCTCGTCGGGCTCGGCGAGCCCGATGACGGGGTCCAGCTCCATGGTCACCAGCTCGGGCACCCGCAGCCCCAGCCGCCGGCCGAGCTCCCCGCAGATGATCTCCGCCACGAGCGTCTTGCGGCCCTGCCCCGCTCCGGTGAACTTCATGACGTACGTGCCGAGATCGTCGGCCTCGACGATGCCCGGCAGCGAACCGCCTTCACGCAGGGGCGTGACATAGCGGGTCGCCACGACTTCCTTCAGCATTTTCCCAGGCCACCCATCTGTTCAGCCTTGCGTTTCACGAACGACGTCTGCGGGACTCCGGGGCAGGGATCACCGGCCCGCAGCGCCGGGGGCGGGCCGGAGGGTCCCGGCGTGCGAGCCGGCCCCCCCGGCTCCCCCGAGCAGATCGTCGGCGGGCCCGCGCCCCGTGCCACCGGCTTCCGGCTTCCGGCTTCCGGCTTCCGGCTTCCGGCTTCCGGCTTCCGGCTTCCGGCACGAAGTGAGCATAGTAACCGAGGGTGATCGGCAGCGAGGCGCGTCCGGACCCTGGTACAGGTCAGCCGTCCTTCGGCAGGCTCGCGTACGAGAAGGAGCACCGAACCCGGCCATCGGCCGCAGGGACGAGGCGCACCTGCTCGGCGGGCATCTGGAGCGCCGTGCCCGCCGGCTCATCCCACAGTGACACTGTTCCTCCGGCCGCCCCGAACGAGAGGTACGGCCGCTCGGGACGGAG
Proteins encoded in this window:
- the fabG gene encoding 3-oxoacyl-ACP reductase FabG translates to MSTTEQRVAIVTGAARGIGAATAVRLAAEGRAVAVLDLDEAACKDTVEKITAAGGAALAVGCDVSDAGQVEAAVARVAAELGAPTILVNNAGVLRDNLLFKMSESDWDIVMNVHLKGAFLMAKAVQAHMVEAKFGRIVSLSSSSALGNRGQANYSAVKAGLQGLTKTLAKELGKFGVTANAVAPGFIVTEMTAQTAARVGMGFEEFQAAAATQIPVQRVGRPEDVANAIAFFAGDDAGFVSGQVMYVAGGPLN
- a CDS encoding DUF3037 domain-containing protein; the encoded protein is MTRDVFEYAVLRVVPRVERGECFNAGVLVYCRARSFVAARTHLDEAKLRALDPDADVVGVRAALRAVEGVCGGGDGAGQAAGDDPGRRFRWLIAPRSTVVQPGTVHSGLTTDPAGEVERLLDLLVR
- a CDS encoding HipA family kinase, which produces MLKEVVATRYVTPLREGGSLPGIVEADDLGTYVMKFTGAGQGRKTLVAEIICGELGRRLGLRVPELVTMELDPVIGLAEPDEEVQELLRASGGLNLGMDYLPGSFGFDPLAYEVGAAEAGRVVWFDALINNVDRSWRNPNLLVWHGDLWLIDHGATMIWHHNWPGARASAAKPYNASDHVLAPFAPDIAAAAAELAPLVTEELLTKVAADVPDVWLADEPGFDSADEVRRAYIAPLLARAADIHERITLDAPTAIRPSQAPGWLTDRLPPRARRGGDGREAAAARTGEEAGR